One genomic region from Spartinivicinus poritis encodes:
- a CDS encoding formylglycine-generating enzyme family protein encodes MGIYSILFFWVWIILSTLNSTVLAKEYTPEELKQAVKELAERAEANMVLIKGGEFWMGDQDPNDPNISSSRKLSRVKHRVKLDDYLLDKFEVTIEDFNIFKQVNNIILSEEKYFKYVIQREPPKSPVKYVSWENADQYCHWVGTIISKKCRLPTEAEWEFAARSRGKDVKYATNDGTAKPGINVDFFTEKSYQPFAFPVEKFSPNSIGIYGMEGGRSEWVNDWYDEGYYKSSPVDNPKGPDKGVKKVYRGSDRNGDSNLIYLYRRYTNDINYSSRSIGFRCSCKVK; translated from the coding sequence ATGGGTATATATAGCATTTTGTTTTTTTGGGTTTGGATTATATTAAGTACTTTAAATAGTACTGTTTTAGCTAAAGAATATACACCTGAGGAATTAAAGCAAGCAGTAAAAGAGTTAGCAGAGCGTGCAGAAGCGAATATGGTACTGATCAAAGGTGGTGAGTTTTGGATGGGGGATCAGGACCCTAATGACCCAAATATTAGTAGTAGTCGTAAACTATCCAGAGTAAAGCATCGAGTAAAATTAGATGACTATTTATTAGATAAATTTGAGGTTACTATTGAAGATTTTAATATTTTTAAGCAGGTTAATAATATTATCTTATCCGAAGAAAAATACTTTAAGTATGTAATACAGCGAGAGCCCCCAAAGTCGCCAGTGAAGTATGTTAGTTGGGAGAATGCTGACCAGTATTGTCATTGGGTAGGTACCATAATTAGCAAAAAATGTCGTTTGCCAACAGAGGCTGAGTGGGAATTTGCTGCAAGAAGTCGTGGTAAAGATGTAAAATATGCGACAAATGATGGAACAGCTAAGCCAGGTATTAATGTCGACTTCTTTACAGAAAAAAGCTACCAGCCTTTCGCCTTCCCTGTTGAAAAGTTTTCTCCTAACTCAATAGGAATTTATGGTATGGAGGGAGGTAGGAGTGAGTGGGTAAATGATTGGTATGATGAAGGTTACTATAAAAGCTCACCAGTAGATAACCCTAAAGGTCCTGATAAAGGAGTCAAAAAAGTTTACAGAGGAAGTGATAGAAATGGCGATTCTAATTTGATTTATTTATATAGAAGATATACTAATGATATTAATTATTCTAGTCGAAGCATAGGTTTTAGATGTTCTTGTAAAGTTAAATAA
- a CDS encoding ankyrin repeat domain-containing protein, with product MNNVIIALLLLLLACYTSLVKATNNNLSLLEATEAGNLEQVKALLKQGRDINATGIHKDDSTPLILAAKHGYLDIVKELLVNGANIEAKDRDNRTALTHAVKNSHLDTVAFLLEYGASPDVKDDFNSYILMSAIENKSTLIAKLLINKGANIYIRDEHGFTPLMSAINNLEIELVKPLIDKGVNIETKDKYGRTALIIAIIQSWVDEIVDIVKLLIAQGANIEVKDKQGSTPLMFAAKGQAIPVIELLISKGANIEAKNKEGFSPLMIAAKKNFPEVISLLLDKGADIETTSTFGLSPLMIAALNNNLESIKLLIERGAKIEAKDNYGRTALMTVIQYKRLAAAELLIELGVNLETKNLDGQTPLIITAKYNNPVITKLLIKKGVSLDTKDSHERTALDWARDKEHHKIIDLLTQNNKQ from the coding sequence ATGAATAATGTGATAATAGCTCTGTTATTGCTCCTGTTAGCTTGCTATACCTCTTTAGTCAAGGCCACTAATAATAACTTAAGTCTATTAGAGGCTACTGAAGCAGGTAACCTTGAACAAGTAAAAGCATTACTTAAACAAGGTAGGGATATTAATGCCACTGGTATTCATAAAGATGACTCAACGCCCCTTATTTTAGCGGCTAAGCATGGCTATCTTGATATTGTTAAAGAATTACTAGTCAATGGTGCAAATATTGAAGCAAAAGATCGTGATAATAGAACAGCATTAACACATGCTGTAAAGAACAGTCACCTGGATACAGTAGCTTTTTTACTTGAATATGGTGCAAGCCCTGATGTAAAAGACGACTTTAATAGCTACATTCTAATGTCAGCTATTGAAAATAAAAGTACTTTAATTGCAAAACTACTTATCAACAAAGGTGCAAACATTTATATAAGAGATGAACATGGGTTTACCCCCCTTATGTCTGCGATCAATAACTTAGAAATTGAGCTAGTAAAACCATTGATTGATAAAGGAGTCAATATTGAAACAAAGGATAAATATGGAAGAACAGCCCTTATTATTGCGATTATACAAAGCTGGGTTGATGAAATAGTTGATATTGTTAAGTTGCTAATTGCTCAAGGTGCTAACATTGAAGTCAAAGATAAGCAAGGATCAACACCCTTAATGTTTGCAGCCAAAGGACAAGCTATACCTGTTATTGAGTTATTAATTAGTAAAGGAGCAAACATAGAAGCAAAAAACAAAGAAGGTTTTAGCCCCCTTATGATAGCAGCCAAGAAAAACTTTCCTGAAGTAATCAGCCTATTACTTGATAAAGGGGCTGATATTGAAACTACTAGTACCTTTGGGCTAAGTCCTCTCATGATTGCTGCACTCAATAACAATCTTGAAAGTATTAAATTGCTTATAGAACGGGGAGCAAAAATAGAAGCAAAAGATAACTATGGTAGAACAGCATTGATGACTGTTATTCAATACAAACGACTAGCGGCAGCCGAACTGTTAATTGAATTAGGTGTTAACCTTGAAACTAAAAACTTAGATGGCCAAACACCACTTATCATTACAGCCAAATATAACAACCCTGTAATTACCAAATTACTTATAAAAAAAGGAGTTAGCCTTGATACAAAAGATAGTCATGAAAGAACAGCTCTGGATTGGGCTAGGGATAAAGAACACCACAAAATAATTGATCTACTAACCCAGAATAACAAACAATAA
- a CDS encoding tetratricopeptide repeat protein: MANQDTVESQSITATGCKGLSLYHGFRPTTNAEKEESTANHLCIACDKKGQYITGDIGPKRTCGELLYYKAALRCRCGFMNYVYVIINDLKEQQKKGVLSSDEAIAKAQAEDVLPQWETEELLQRASAAAHNKHFKLSRAMVDKCLEITPKHPAAWYNLGWLATNDGNYPAAIEAYQKAQELSDDFPSAALNLGHIYQELGKYQHAIDAFTQFLDKYPKHAVASRCVRECKKKMGE, from the coding sequence GTGGCTAATCAAGATACTGTAGAAAGTCAAAGTATAACTGCGACAGGTTGTAAAGGTTTGTCTCTTTACCATGGGTTTCGACCGACAACGAATGCTGAAAAAGAAGAGTCAACCGCTAACCATCTTTGTATAGCCTGTGATAAGAAAGGTCAATATATAACGGGCGATATAGGGCCAAAACGGACGTGTGGAGAGCTACTGTATTATAAGGCAGCCTTACGTTGTCGTTGTGGCTTTATGAATTATGTTTATGTCATTATTAATGATCTTAAAGAACAACAAAAAAAAGGTGTGCTTTCAAGTGATGAGGCAATAGCTAAAGCTCAGGCTGAGGATGTTTTACCGCAGTGGGAAACAGAAGAATTATTGCAGCGAGCCTCTGCTGCAGCTCATAATAAACACTTTAAACTCTCTAGAGCAATGGTGGATAAATGCTTGGAAATTACGCCAAAACATCCAGCAGCTTGGTATAACTTAGGTTGGTTAGCAACCAATGATGGGAACTATCCTGCGGCGATTGAAGCTTATCAAAAAGCACAGGAGTTAAGTGATGACTTCCCCAGTGCAGCCCTTAATTTGGGACATATTTATCAAGAATTAGGCAAATATCAGCATGCCATCGACGCATTCACCCAGTTTCTGGATAAGTATCCAAAGCATGCTGTTGCTAGCCGCTGTGTCAGGGAGTGTAAAAAAAAGATGGGGGAGTGA
- a CDS encoding tetratricopeptide repeat protein, with the protein MAKVVELTSRQLNPSKRPGLSLKYAYRPQTNQERNLVHTTHPCLACGRKGHIINGDCGPERKKGDIIYFRVALICDCSYMNFVNVIVNELPEYAKRAKHPITDDLFDSLPDWRIEELLQLSAASGHLGNFAMARKLIDRCIQIAPDSQGAWYNLGWLHVNDGDYQQAIEAYKRVLELGSDFPSALFNLGNIYKDLQWYNEACDAFNKFLKLYPKHIQAKKSLKECEAKV; encoded by the coding sequence ATGGCTAAAGTTGTAGAGTTAACGTCCCGTCAATTAAACCCTTCTAAACGTCCTGGTCTGTCTCTTAAATATGCTTATCGACCACAAACTAATCAAGAAAGGAATCTTGTCCATACTACACACCCTTGCTTAGCTTGTGGTCGGAAAGGCCATATTATTAATGGCGACTGTGGCCCAGAGAGAAAAAAAGGAGATATTATCTATTTTCGAGTTGCCTTAATATGCGACTGCAGTTACATGAATTTTGTAAATGTTATTGTAAATGAATTACCTGAATATGCAAAAAGAGCCAAGCATCCTATTACAGATGACTTGTTTGATTCTCTACCCGATTGGCGAATAGAGGAGCTCCTTCAGTTATCTGCCGCATCAGGCCATTTAGGTAATTTTGCCATGGCCAGAAAGTTGATTGACCGCTGCATTCAAATTGCTCCTGATAGTCAAGGAGCCTGGTATAATCTTGGGTGGCTCCATGTCAATGATGGAGATTATCAACAAGCAATTGAAGCTTATAAAAGGGTTTTAGAACTAGGTAGTGATTTTCCCAGTGCTCTTTTTAACTTAGGTAATATTTATAAGGATTTACAATGGTATAATGAAGCTTGTGATGCTTTTAATAAATTTTTAAAGCTTTATCCAAAACATATTCAAGCAAAGAAGAGCTTAAAGGAGTGTGAAGCAAAAGTTTAG
- a CDS encoding aminopeptidase, whose protein sequence is MNFQLNQQVCGGVESLINDYAKISIDDLVIMTCTEDSVEPVALVSESLKLKGIKHHVAKMNPLNDEALLYELTCLLPSAADLQGNIVFMTFEKNTMSHNNVFRRILMNCHEKKCRVIRVISACYDFFAQSLAVTPEILSRRNTTILEKLMKAKELVITTKSGTSLKVTLDNNRYRWISNRGIIKDNSFMMLPAGEVATFPNNINGVLVAEFAFNVNILTDVDARLVNNPVSVTIEDGQAVDFQCENKQVTEIINYCFNNENGKLVGELGFGTNIGIKQAISLNSHINERVPGIHLGFGDHNQLPEVAKYSCSSHLDLICQGGEIWVDSDHIPIDLQNIRPSINKHPENLYTEDLKSPVDQQRVELDDCCGLIK, encoded by the coding sequence ATGAATTTTCAATTAAATCAACAGGTTTGTGGTGGTGTTGAATCACTCATTAATGATTATGCAAAAATTTCCATAGATGATCTAGTGATAATGACTTGTACAGAAGATAGTGTAGAGCCTGTCGCTTTGGTTAGTGAGTCTTTAAAGCTAAAAGGAATAAAGCATCATGTTGCCAAGATGAACCCGTTGAATGATGAAGCGCTTTTATATGAGCTAACCTGTTTACTGCCTAGTGCTGCTGATCTACAAGGCAATATTGTATTTATGACGTTTGAAAAAAATACAATGTCACATAATAATGTCTTCAGAAGAATCCTAATGAATTGCCATGAAAAAAAATGTCGTGTCATAAGAGTGATAAGTGCTTGTTATGATTTTTTTGCGCAATCATTAGCTGTAACACCGGAAATTCTATCGAGAAGAAATACAACGATACTTGAAAAGTTAATGAAGGCAAAAGAGCTAGTTATAACAACTAAAAGTGGTACAAGTTTAAAGGTGACATTAGATAATAATCGATATCGTTGGATAAGTAACAGGGGAATAATAAAAGATAATAGCTTTATGATGTTACCTGCAGGAGAAGTGGCTACATTTCCTAATAATATTAATGGTGTGTTAGTCGCTGAGTTTGCGTTTAATGTAAATATTCTCACTGATGTAGATGCAAGGTTAGTAAATAACCCGGTATCAGTTACAATCGAAGATGGCCAAGCGGTTGACTTTCAATGTGAAAATAAACAAGTAACTGAAATAATCAATTATTGTTTTAACAATGAAAATGGTAAATTGGTTGGTGAACTAGGGTTTGGCACAAATATCGGTATCAAGCAGGCTATTTCGCTTAATTCACATATAAACGAAAGAGTGCCAGGTATTCACTTAGGGTTTGGTGATCATAATCAGTTACCTGAAGTTGCTAAATATAGTTGCTCTTCTCACTTAGATTTAATCTGTCAAGGCGGTGAAATATGGGTAGATAGTGATCATATCCCCATTGATTTACAAAATATAAGGCCTTCGATAAATAAACATCCTGAAAATCTATATACTGAGGACTTAAAATCTCCCGTCGATCAACAGCGAGTGGAGCTAGATGATTGTTGTGGTTTAATAAAGTGA
- a CDS encoding TIGR02285 family protein gives MKQYICLVICFLYYCDSTTLFAKEKIHWQTIHWPPWMILEGKYKGQGFADHLLQAAKQELTEYEQIPVRMNWARFWLVIQQGKNYCSVLSMKNPSREEIAYFSEPEAIVLNNELTVTKATAQLLDNPVSIYIRSLLIDNRFHGGIETKRSYGVKIDQLLIKHNQNILPYATSASSLLYMLTHKRIDYIIEYPIVVSYFTRNIQETSSLTSIKIKEIPEVFYGYLTCTKNDWGKRVVNRWNQVLRKLKQTKQYQLLIESGYSKPDDIKTLRKYYPCFINNSLEQQCTTLHE, from the coding sequence ATGAAACAGTATATTTGTTTAGTGATTTGTTTTTTGTATTATTGTGATAGTACTACCCTATTTGCCAAAGAAAAAATACACTGGCAAACCATTCACTGGCCACCCTGGATGATTCTCGAAGGTAAATATAAAGGGCAGGGTTTTGCTGATCATCTACTGCAAGCAGCCAAGCAAGAGTTAACAGAGTATGAGCAAATTCCAGTTAGGATGAACTGGGCACGTTTTTGGTTAGTTATCCAACAAGGTAAAAACTACTGTAGCGTGCTGTCAATGAAAAACCCTAGCCGAGAAGAAATAGCCTATTTTTCCGAACCTGAAGCAATTGTTCTCAATAATGAACTAACGGTTACCAAAGCAACAGCTCAGTTATTAGATAATCCAGTTTCCATCTATATTCGCTCGCTTCTGATAGATAATCGATTTCATGGGGGGATTGAAACAAAGCGCTCTTATGGAGTAAAAATCGACCAACTACTGATCAAACATAACCAAAATATTTTGCCTTATGCAACGAGTGCATCAAGCTTATTATACATGCTAACCCATAAAAGAATTGATTATATTATTGAGTATCCTATTGTTGTCAGCTACTTCACCCGCAATATACAAGAAACATCGTCCCTAACCAGTATTAAAATTAAAGAAATCCCTGAAGTGTTTTATGGTTATCTGACTTGCACTAAAAATGATTGGGGAAAACGTGTCGTGAACCGCTGGAATCAGGTATTAAGAAAACTAAAACAAACTAAGCAATATCAGCTGTTGATTGAGTCAGGCTACTCAAAACCTGACGATATTAAAACACTTAGAAAATATTATCCTTGTTTTATCAATAACTCACTTGAACAGCAATGTACAACTCTTCACGAATAA
- the pmbA gene encoding metalloprotease PmbA encodes MTLQRDNQSLNPKVEEQHLENLVSDILAEARQQGASAAEVGVSLDTGLSASIRKGEVDTVEFNCDRGFGITVYIGQRKGSASTSDSSAKAIKETVTAALNIAKYTSEDQYAGLADPKLMATDIPDLDLYHPWGINAEEAIDIAKETEAAAFKVSKKITNSEGASVSSHQGCRVYGNSHGFIGGYVSSRHSISCVLIAQEKEEMQRDYWYTVNREAQLLEAAVDVGRKAADRTLKRLGSQKVPTTAVPVLFSAELAGSLLSHFISAISGSSLYRQSSFLLDHLGKQIFPDNIHIHEQPRLTRAIGSAAFDNDGLATYDKDFVKEGVLANYMLGTYSSRRLKMESTANAGGAHNLIIDPTEPAADLLALVKKMDKGLLVTELMGQGVNIVTGDYSRGAAGFWVENGEIQYPVSEVTIAGNLKDIFNKIVAVGSDVDCRGNIRTGSILIESMTVAGH; translated from the coding sequence ATGACTTTGCAACGTGATAATCAGTCGCTTAATCCAAAAGTAGAAGAACAGCATCTTGAGAACCTAGTGTCGGATATTTTGGCAGAAGCAAGACAACAGGGTGCTTCTGCAGCAGAAGTCGGAGTAAGTTTAGATACAGGACTATCTGCCAGTATTCGTAAAGGGGAGGTAGATACAGTTGAGTTTAACTGTGATCGTGGGTTTGGCATTACTGTGTATATTGGGCAGCGTAAGGGATCAGCCAGCACTTCTGATAGCTCTGCTAAAGCGATTAAAGAAACAGTTACCGCAGCGCTAAACATTGCGAAATACACTTCAGAAGATCAGTATGCGGGTTTGGCTGACCCTAAATTGATGGCAACCGATATCCCTGATTTAGACTTGTACCATCCTTGGGGGATTAATGCTGAAGAGGCAATTGATATTGCTAAAGAAACAGAGGCCGCTGCCTTTAAGGTGAGTAAGAAAATCACCAATTCTGAAGGGGCATCAGTATCGAGCCATCAAGGTTGTCGGGTGTATGGCAATAGTCATGGGTTTATTGGCGGTTATGTATCATCAAGACACAGCATTAGCTGTGTGTTAATTGCCCAAGAAAAAGAAGAGATGCAGCGGGATTACTGGTATACCGTTAACCGTGAGGCCCAATTGTTAGAAGCTGCTGTTGATGTAGGCAGAAAAGCAGCAGACCGCACCTTAAAGCGGTTAGGCTCGCAAAAAGTACCTACTACGGCAGTACCTGTATTATTTTCTGCTGAATTGGCTGGCAGCTTGTTATCCCATTTTATCAGTGCTATCAGTGGTTCAAGTTTATACCGCCAGTCGTCATTTTTGCTGGATCATTTAGGTAAACAGATTTTCCCAGATAATATCCATATCCATGAACAACCTCGATTAACGAGAGCAATTGGCAGTGCTGCTTTTGATAATGATGGCTTAGCCACTTATGACAAAGATTTTGTTAAAGAGGGTGTATTAGCCAACTATATGCTGGGTACCTACTCTTCAAGACGATTAAAAATGGAAAGTACAGCAAATGCCGGAGGCGCCCATAATTTAATTATTGATCCAACTGAGCCCGCAGCAGACTTATTAGCATTAGTTAAAAAGATGGATAAAGGGCTGTTGGTAACGGAGTTGATGGGGCAGGGGGTTAATATCGTAACAGGAGATTACTCAAGAGGTGCTGCAGGCTTTTGGGTTGAAAATGGCGAAATCCAATACCCCGTTTCAGAAGTTACGATTGCAGGTAATTTAAAAGATATCTTTAACAAGATCGTGGCGGTAGGCAGTGATGTAGATTGCCGAGGTAATATTCGGACGGGGTCTATTTTGATTGAGAGTATGACAGTAGCCGGACACTAA
- the yjgA gene encoding ribosome biogenesis factor YjgA, with protein MSDNEQFDDEELEFKSKTQVKKEMHALQAMGERLITLPAKVFERLPLTPRLREALEETKRITSFNARKRHFQFIGKLMRDQDLETIQNVLNHFDTASDEYNRQFHLMERWRDRLLAEGNTALAEFVEAYPAADRQHLRQLIRNALKEQQQSKPPAGSRKLFRYIRDLAEEASFNSSGKEKSE; from the coding sequence ATGAGTGATAACGAGCAGTTCGATGATGAAGAGCTTGAGTTTAAAAGCAAAACTCAAGTTAAAAAAGAAATGCATGCTTTGCAGGCCATGGGTGAGCGTCTTATCACTCTACCAGCGAAGGTTTTTGAGCGACTTCCACTAACACCCAGGTTAAGAGAAGCGCTAGAAGAAACCAAGCGCATTACTAGCTTTAATGCCCGCAAACGGCACTTTCAATTTATTGGTAAGTTGATGCGGGATCAAGACTTGGAAACCATCCAAAATGTCTTGAACCACTTCGATACCGCAAGTGACGAGTATAATCGTCAATTTCACTTAATGGAGCGTTGGCGTGACCGGTTACTGGCCGAAGGAAATACGGCTCTTGCCGAGTTTGTTGAAGCCTACCCTGCAGCTGATCGACAACACCTACGGCAGTTGATTCGCAATGCTTTAAAAGAACAGCAGCAAAGTAAACCACCTGCGGGCTCTCGTAAACTGTTTCGTTACATTCGCGATTTAGCAGAAGAAGCATCTTTTAACAGCAGTGGCAAAGAAAAATCGGAGTAA
- the tldD gene encoding metalloprotease TldD, with amino-acid sequence MSDILTSVKQQLLTPGELTEAKIQQVLNGMLGHTIDAADLYFQHTNHESWVLDDGIVREGSYNVDCGVGVRAISGEKTGFSYSNEIMLPALEQAAFAARSIAKQGQNKQLQAWSRSQPLDLYQPLNPLASLVQEDKVALLQSLDKQARAIDPRVKQVTVSLAGVYETILVAASDGTFTADVRPLIRLNVSIIAEQNGRLERGFAGGGGRTNYQYFLEDDRAQSYVEEAVRQALINLEAVPAPAGAMPVVLGPGWSGVLLHEAVGHGLEGDFNRKGSSAFSGRIGERVASPLCTVVDDGTLAGRRGSLNIDDEGTTTECTVLIENGVLKGYMQDKLNARLMGHKPTGNGRRESYSHLPMPRMTNTYMLAGEHDPEDIIASVDKGIYAANLGGGQVDITSGKFVFSTSEAYLIEKGRITTPVKGATLIGNGPEVMNKVSMVGNDLKLDTGIGVCGKEGQSVPVGVGQPTLKIEEITVGGTGE; translated from the coding sequence ATGTCGGATATACTTACATCAGTTAAACAACAGTTACTCACGCCTGGTGAGTTAACCGAAGCGAAGATACAACAAGTGTTAAATGGTATGTTGGGTCATACTATTGATGCTGCTGACTTGTATTTTCAGCATACTAATCATGAGTCCTGGGTGCTGGATGATGGCATCGTTAGAGAGGGCAGTTATAACGTTGATTGTGGTGTTGGCGTAAGAGCAATCAGTGGTGAAAAAACCGGGTTTTCTTACTCAAATGAAATTATGTTGCCTGCGTTAGAGCAAGCGGCATTTGCTGCCAGAAGTATTGCCAAGCAAGGTCAGAATAAGCAGTTACAAGCCTGGAGCCGAAGTCAGCCACTAGACTTGTATCAACCTTTGAACCCACTGGCTAGCTTGGTGCAAGAAGACAAAGTAGCACTTTTACAGTCCCTTGATAAACAAGCTAGAGCCATCGACCCGCGGGTTAAGCAAGTTACGGTGAGTTTGGCTGGCGTTTATGAAACCATTCTGGTGGCTGCCAGTGATGGTACGTTTACGGCAGATGTGCGCCCATTAATTCGACTTAATGTAAGCATTATTGCTGAGCAAAATGGCCGTTTAGAGCGTGGCTTCGCTGGTGGCGGTGGACGGACCAATTACCAGTATTTTCTAGAAGATGACCGTGCCCAAAGCTATGTTGAGGAAGCCGTTCGCCAGGCATTAATTAACTTGGAAGCAGTGCCTGCACCCGCTGGTGCTATGCCTGTCGTGCTTGGGCCTGGTTGGTCAGGGGTGCTGCTGCATGAGGCCGTGGGCCATGGTTTAGAAGGCGATTTTAACCGTAAAGGTAGCTCAGCCTTTTCTGGCCGGATAGGTGAACGAGTCGCTTCGCCGTTATGTACTGTCGTAGATGATGGTACCTTGGCTGGTCGTCGTGGTTCGTTGAACATTGATGATGAAGGCACCACGACTGAGTGCACCGTATTAATTGAAAATGGTGTATTAAAAGGCTACATGCAAGATAAGCTCAATGCACGACTAATGGGGCATAAGCCAACCGGCAATGGCCGACGAGAGTCTTATTCGCATTTACCTATGCCACGCATGACTAATACTTATATGTTGGCGGGTGAGCATGACCCAGAAGACATCATTGCCTCGGTAGATAAAGGTATTTACGCCGCTAATTTAGGGGGCGGCCAGGTTGATATTACATCTGGCAAATTTGTGTTTTCTACCAGTGAAGCCTATCTGATTGAAAAGGGCAGAATTACTACCCCAGTAAAAGGCGCCACGTTAATTGGCAATGGCCCAGAGGTCATGAATAAAGTGTCAATGGTGGGCAATGACTTGAAACTGGATACAGGGATTGGGGTATGTGGTAAAGAAGGGCAGTCAGTCCCTGTTGGCGTGGGCCAGCCTACCCTGAAAATTGAAGAGATAACAGTAGGTGGTACTGGCGAGTAG
- a CDS encoding carbon-nitrogen hydrolase family protein codes for MAAQLAVLQMNSSDTVEDNLIQAEKLIQQAAYRGAKVIVLPECFASYAGKDTLQIAKQESDNNGPIRQLLARLAAQHNVWLIGGSIPFLPKENSAGRRAFSACFVYNDKGKELGQYSKIHLFDVTVSDSKGQYQESKEYMSGSHLLIVDTPIGRLAPLICYDLRFPELFRALINYGVEIICLPSAFTAVTGAAHWDVLMRARAIENFCYMAGADQAGIHADGRETFGHSMIVDPWGKVIATAETDKPEVIMAEIDLNRLHQLRGRMPSLKHRQDQLLRNIKVYHYS; via the coding sequence ATGGCTGCTCAATTAGCTGTATTACAAATGAACTCTTCTGATACGGTTGAGGACAATCTCATTCAAGCTGAAAAGCTAATTCAGCAAGCAGCCTATCGTGGTGCCAAGGTGATTGTGCTGCCTGAGTGTTTTGCCAGTTATGCAGGTAAAGATACCTTGCAAATAGCCAAACAAGAGAGTGATAACAATGGCCCTATTCGTCAGCTTTTAGCCAGATTGGCAGCACAACATAACGTGTGGCTGATTGGTGGCTCGATTCCTTTTTTACCTAAAGAAAACAGCGCTGGTCGACGGGCTTTTTCTGCCTGCTTTGTTTACAACGATAAAGGTAAAGAGCTAGGCCAATACAGTAAAATTCATTTATTTGATGTCACTGTTTCAGATAGTAAAGGCCAATATCAGGAGTCTAAGGAATATATGTCAGGTAGCCACTTACTAATTGTGGACACCCCGATTGGCCGGTTAGCACCATTGATTTGTTATGATTTACGCTTCCCTGAGTTATTTAGGGCTTTGATCAACTATGGGGTTGAAATCATTTGCTTACCCTCCGCTTTTACTGCGGTGACTGGTGCTGCTCACTGGGATGTATTAATGAGAGCCAGAGCAATTGAAAATTTTTGTTATATGGCAGGGGCTGATCAAGCAGGCATTCATGCTGATGGACGAGAAACCTTTGGGCACTCTATGATTGTAGACCCTTGGGGTAAGGTCATTGCTACCGCTGAAACAGACAAGCCAGAAGTTATTATGGCTGAAATTGACTTAAATCGGCTTCACCAATTAAGGGGACGAATGCCTAGTTTAAAACACCGGCAAGACCAGCTGTTGCGAAACATAAAGGTTTATCACTATTCTTAA